In Calothrix sp. PCC 7507, one DNA window encodes the following:
- a CDS encoding CARDB domain-containing protein yields MFAANNNSANALDTANTGLANGTQASVLGSNSDLKSLSTENLFTGTSSSSSAKLPDLIIEKPSEIVKATAGDKVTLTYTVKNIGSRNAGSHYVGFYLSKDDKWDSSDTLLGTNSFNKVQSLAAGASTSQTKEFTLDQNIKTGDYYVLYVADDWSSVKESKEDNNFVAKQISIRATSSPDLTVRNGDAPNTAKAGSKIKLSYTERNIGNEDAGEHKVGFYLSKDNKWDSSDTLLGEKSVKGLRANKDISRTKEFSLDENLATGDYYLLYVSDNNNSVNESNETNNFFAKKITIQGKKAKSSNLSFNDTESPINSTSSLSIDQNVEKFASTSSAPDLIIDVDNDLSPERAKAGSEISLSYNEKNIGSGDTGEHRVGFYLSKDDKWDSSDTLLGYDSVEPISAGEYIPHTKTFNLDSNIASGDYYLLYVGDDQNNVTESDETNNIVAKAISIQGKDVSPSLKDAKSSIPSASSLAIDVNNQDSLEIEKFASSSLAIDANDQDSLEIEKFASTTYSPYLTEKNTIATAAATADSETELFSKGKKIGSKR; encoded by the coding sequence ATGTTTGCAGCAAATAACAACAGTGCTAATGCTTTAGACACTGCTAATACCGGTTTGGCTAATGGAACTCAAGCAAGTGTACTTGGCTCCAACAGTGATCTTAAATCCCTCAGTACAGAGAATCTATTTACTGGCACTTCTAGTAGTAGTTCTGCTAAACTACCTGACTTGATCATAGAAAAGCCTAGTGAGATTGTAAAGGCAACAGCAGGTGATAAGGTCACACTCACCTATACGGTGAAAAATATTGGTAGTAGAAACGCGGGTAGTCACTATGTCGGTTTCTATCTATCCAAAGATGATAAATGGGATAGTAGTGACACTTTATTAGGTACTAACTCTTTTAATAAAGTTCAGAGTTTAGCTGCTGGTGCATCTACATCCCAAACCAAGGAATTCACCTTAGATCAGAATATCAAGACTGGGGATTATTATGTGCTGTATGTCGCCGATGACTGGTCTAGTGTCAAAGAAAGTAAAGAAGACAATAACTTCGTTGCCAAACAGATTAGCATTAGAGCGACTTCTTCACCAGACCTGACCGTAAGAAATGGCGACGCACCCAACACTGCGAAAGCAGGTAGTAAGATTAAGCTTTCCTATACGGAGAGGAATATTGGTAATGAAGATGCAGGTGAACATAAGGTTGGGTTCTATCTATCCAAAGATAATAAGTGGGATAGTAGTGATACCCTATTAGGTGAGAAATCAGTTAAGGGTTTACGTGCTAATAAAGATATCTCCCGAACCAAGGAATTCAGCTTAGATGAGAATCTCGCCACTGGTGATTATTACCTGCTGTATGTCAGCGATAACAATAATAGTGTCAACGAAAGCAATGAAACTAATAACTTCTTTGCCAAAAAGATTACCATTCAAGGTAAAAAAGCAAAGAGTAGTAATCTAAGCTTCAACGATACAGAATCTCCCATCAATTCAACTTCCTCCCTATCCATAGATCAGAATGTAGAAAAATTTGCTTCTACTAGTTCTGCACCAGACTTGATCATAGATGTAGACAATGACCTATCACCTGAAAGAGCGAAAGCAGGCAGTGAAATCAGCCTTTCGTACAATGAGAAAAATATTGGTAGTGGAGATACAGGTGAGCATAGGGTTGGCTTCTATCTATCCAAAGATGATAAGTGGGATAGTAGTGATACCTTATTAGGTTATGACTCGGTTGAGCCTATAAGTGCTGGTGAATATATCCCTCATACCAAAACCTTCAATCTAGATAGCAATATTGCGAGTGGGGATTATTACCTGTTATATGTGGGCGATGACCAAAATAATGTCACCGAAAGCGATGAAACTAATAACATCGTTGCCAAAGCTATTAGCATTCAAGGTAAGGACGTTAGCCCAAGCCTTAAGGATGCAAAATCCTCGATCCCTTCCGCTTCCTCACTAGCCATAGATGTGAATAATCAGGACTCACTTGAGATTGAGAAATTCGCTTCTTCCTCCCTAGCCATAGATGCGAATGATCAGGACTCACTTGAAATTGAGAAATTTGCTTCTACCACTTATTCACCATACTTGACGGAAAAAAATACCATAGCAACCGCAGCAGCGACAGCCGATAGTGAAACCGAGCTTTTCTCTAAGGGGAAAAAGATTGGTAGTAAAAGATAA